A window of Chryseobacterium aquaeductus genomic DNA:
TGATTATTTTATTTAAAAATTTGATTTTCAGTATATTAGATAATTGATTTTATAGAATTACTGAAATTTAAAAACTTAAATGGATCGTAATTTCTGAGTAAACTTAATAATTAAAAATCCGATTAATAAAATTTATAATCATCTACCTCCAATTTTCTGATTCTTGAAAAAATTGCTCCTTTTGTCAGTCCAAAATATTTTGCAAGATTATTTCCGCTGATTCCTTCAGAATACATTGCAAGAAGTTCCTTGTCAAGTTCGGGAGTCCATGGTTGATAATTTGTTTTTCGACTTTTAATTATTCAAAAATTACAAAAGCAAAAGTGAATTTACAATTTTTTTGTAGAAAAAAGCCGAAGTTTTCAATGTGGGTTCCTCCAGCTAGATTTTATCGAGCCATCGAATCGGTTTCCTAATTCCCAAATTGATGTTATAATGGAATCTTCTTTATTTTATCTAAATGTTTCTTTAAATCCCAGTTTATATAAATCACGCCGTTGTGCATTTTACAGATACCGTCAGGCAACTGACAACTAGAGCCTTTGTATTTCTTTGCTAAATGAAATGCCATTTTTTATCTTAAAAGCTCACATTTATTATAACAGCTGGTATTTTTTTTAAATAAAAAATAAGTACCCAATTTTATCAAATTGAAATAAAAATGATACATTTGAGTCAAGATTAATTTTTTTAATTAAATTGTTTTAAATATACTATTTACTAGATGAAATATTTTAAATTTAGAATATAAGTAATAAAATTATTAAAAAACCTGTTACATCAGAATTTTGTTTTGAACATATAGGGATTGAGATACATTATAATTGATGATCACACCAATGGCTTCTGTCTATAAAGACAAGAATTAATTTAACTAAAAAAAACAAAAACAAAGATGTCAAATCTGAACAACAACCGCATCAACACTGTTCTTACCGAAGAACAGATCAACAATGTGAAAACTGCAATCAAAAGCATACAAGCACAATTGCCATTGCTTACAGGACTTACCGTGGAAGAAAGAATCAATCTCCCGAAAATCAATGTAGCCAATAAGGCTTTCACGGAAGATGCCATCAACGCTATTTCCAATAATACAGAGATGCTTCCTATTTTTCTCAATGTCAACCACATGAAGAACGACCTCAAATTTTTTACTCAACTGGATGAACTTACAGGATTGGTAAGACAGCTGCTTGAAAAGCTGGAAGACACCCAAATGCTTGCAGGAAGCGAGTCTTACGTTTCTGCATTGACGGGTTACAAACTTTTCTCAGCTGCCGCCGAAGCAGGCGTTCCGGGATTAGAAAAATAAAATATAAATTTTAATAATTATGAAATTAAAAATATCATTCTTCATATTATCGATTTTATGTTTTTCCCTTGCTAAGTCTCAGGATCTACCTAAAGAACAATTGTCCCAGTTTTCTTATGACAGAAAAATTATATATGAAAATGACACAATTAAAATTACAATTACAAATCCTCTTCTGTGCCCTTTGAGAGTGTATATCTTTTCAAAATATTTGAAGGAACAAAATGTAATTAAAGATTCAATCAGTTTAACGATAAAAGAAAAATCAAATATTGAATATAAAATATTTGCCAAAGCAATTGATGTAGAGAAAATAAGATTTAGTATTGATCTAGCATTCGGAGATGAAAACAAAAAACTTAAGAAAAGTAAACTTGCACTACCTTTTCTTAAAAGTAAACAGTATTTAATAATGCAGGAGCAAAATGGGGATTTCAGTCACAATGATGATTATTCTAGATATGCTGTTGATTTTAAAATGCCAGTTGGCGAAATAATTTGTGCTGCTGATAAAGGTTTTGTAGTCGGAGTTGTAAAAGATTATCAATTTGGAGGTAATGACAGAAAATGGACTCCTTACGCCAATTTCATCACAATTTATCATCCTCAAAGCGGACTTTTTACACAATATGTTCATCTG
This region includes:
- a CDS encoding M23 family metallopeptidase, which translates into the protein MKLKISFFILSILCFSLAKSQDLPKEQLSQFSYDRKIIYENDTIKITITNPLLCPLRVYIFSKYLKEQNVIKDSISLTIKEKSNIEYKIFAKAIDVEKIRFSIDLAFGDENKKLKKSKLALPFLKSKQYLIMQEQNGDFSHNDDYSRYAVDFKMPVGEIICAADKGFVVGVVKDYQFGGNDRKWTPYANFITIYHPQSGLFTQYVHLKQEGSFVKVGDMVKRNQPIGLSGETGYVSGAHLHFNVLVPEKNKTLISTPFSFENNVDAKNLKQNMKVKK